One Streptomyces umbrinus genomic window, GTCCGTATGAGTGCCTGACCGGGGCCGCCCAGTTTGCGGCGCAGGTAGTAGACGTACGTGTCGACGCTGCCCGAGCCCTCGGCGCGGTGGTTCCAGACGCGTTCCTGGATCTGGGCGCGGGTCAGCACGCGGCCGGGGTTCTCCATCAGGTAGCGCAGCAGGGCGAATTCGGTGGTCGTCAGGCTCACCGGCCGCCCGCCGGACCAGACTTCGTGCGTGTCGGCGTCCAGCCGTACGTCGCCGGCCAGCAGGCTGCGGCGTTCGGCCGAGCGGACCGAGGTGCGGCGCAGGAGCGCCCGGACCCGGGCCGCGAGTTCCCTGAGCTCGAAGGGCTTGGTGACGAAGTCGTCGCCGCCCAGGTCGAGTCCGCGGACGCGCTCGTCGACCGTGTCGCGGCCGGTGAGGAACATCACCGGCATGGTGTGGCCCCGCGTCCGCATCGTCCGGCAGACCTCGAAGCCGTCGATGCCGGGGAGGCCGACGTCGAGCAGGACGAGATCGGGGCTGTGGCGGGAGAGGGCCTCCAGCGCCTGGCGGCCCGTGGCGGCGCCGGTCACCCGGAAGCCGAGGAACTCCATCGCCGTGGTGAGCATGGCGCGCACGCTCTCCTCGTCGTCGACGACGAGGAGATGGGCGGGGGCAGGGGAGACAGGGGTGGTCATGTCCTGTCCTACCTTTCAAGAGTGGTTGCTCTGGTCATTCGTAAGATCGGAGGGCCCAGGGGCTCTGGGCATGGCTGTCATGTCGGCGCCGCTGGGATGGCTTAAGGAACTTGGCCACCCGGAGCCCCGCGACGACTCGACCGCCAATTGGGAGATGCGACTCCGATCGCTGCTGTAGGACAACGTCGGCGAGGTCGTCTGCGGGATCGATGAACGACGAGCTGGCGGAGGGATACGTGCCCGAGATCTGGGCCGGAGTGGACATCGGCAAGACGCACCACCACTGCGTGGTCATCGATACGGAGGGCAAGCGCCTGCTGTCCCGCCGGGTCGCGAACGACGAGAGCGAGCTCCTCGCCCTGATCAGCGATGTCCTGGAGATATCCCGGGAGGTGCTGTGGGCCGTCGACCTCAACCACGGCGGTGCCGCGCTGCTGATCGGCCTGCTGGTCAGCCACGGCCAGCCGGTCGCTTACCTCACCGGCCTGGCGGTCCACCGGGCCTCGGCCACCTACAAGGGCGGCGAGGGAAAGACCGACGCGAAGGACGCCTTCGTCATCGCAGACCAGGCCCGCGTCCGCCGCGACCTCGGCCTGCTGCGGCCCGGCGATGAGATCGCCGTGGACCTGCGCACCCTGACCACCCGCCGCCTGGACGCGGTCTTCGACCGGACCCGGCAGATCAACCGGCTCCGGGCCCAACTGCTGGAGATCTTCCCCGCGTTGGAGCGGGCCCTGGAACTGACGAACCGGGGGCCGGTGATGCTGCTGACCGGATACCAGACCCCGGCCGGGATCCGCCGGGCTGGAGCGAGCCGGATCGGGACCTGGCTGAAGAACCGCAAAGTCCGCGGCGCCGCCACACTGGCCAAGACGGCCGTGGAAGCCGCCCAGGCCCAACAGACCGCGCTGCCCGGCGAGAAGCTGGCCGCCGCCATGGTGGTCCGCCTCGCGAAGGGGGTGATGGCCCTCGATGAGGAGATCGCCGAGCTCGACGCCCTGATCGAGGCCCGGTTTCGCGAGCATCCGCACGCCGAAGTGATCCGCAGCCTGCCCGGCATGGGCACGAAACTCGCGGCCGAGTTCATTGCCGCCACCGGTGGCGACATGGACGCCTTCGGCAGCTCGGACCGCCTGGCCGGCTTCGCCGGCCTGGCCCCCAGGCCGCGCGACTCCGGGCGCGTCAGTGGCAATCTGCGCCGTCCCCGGCGCTACCACCGCGGTCTGCTGAGAACCATGTACCTGTCGGCCATGGTGAGCCTTCAGTGCTGCCCTGTGTCGAAGGCGTTCTACGACCGGAAACGGAGCGAGGGCAAGGGCCACAAGCAGGCCCTGCTGGCTCTCGCACGCCGACGCCTCAATGTCCTGTGGGCGATGATCCGTGACGGAAAGCAGTTCCATGCTTCACCCCCCGTCACACTGGCGGCTTGACATCACGATTGGGAAGTTCCTTCGCTGTGCCGACCGTGAAGGTGGGGGGCTATTGAGGATTCAAGCTCAGGGGGGGGCACATCGTCACACGTACCGCTCGGTAGCGGGTAACACGTGTTATCGAGCAAACATCTCCAACGCCCCCGACACCAGCGTCCGTACGCCCGGCCCGACCGTCGCCAGGTCGGGTGCGAAGTGCGGGCTGTGGTTGCTGGGCACGGCCGCGAGCTGTTCCATCAGGTCGCCCCCGGCCGCGCTCCCCGCCGCGTCCCACACCTCGGCGGGTGTGCTCGTCACGAACCAGTACGCGTACGGGAGTCCGCCCTCGGCGAGCAGCGGGAAGTCCTCGCTGCCCATGACGGGCCCGAAGTCGAGGACCGTGCCCGCGCCGAACACCTCGCCGTGCACGGCGGCCACCCGGCGGTCGGTGTCGGCGTCGTTCACCGTCATCGGGAAGCTGCCGCCGACCGTCACCGTGGGCTCGCGCCGGCAGCCCGCCGCGACGCACTCGCCCGCCGCGATCCGCCGGATCGCGGCCAGCATCCGCTCCCTCACCTCGGCGGACTGCGTACGGAGGTTGAGGGAGATGTGCGCCTCGGACGGGATGATGTTGTGCCGGGTGCCCGCCTCGATCCGGCCGACCGTCAGCACGGCGGACTCGCGGGCCGCGACCTCCCGCGAGACGACCGTCTGCAGCCTCGTCACGATGTACGCGGCCGTCACCACCGGGTCCACGGTCGCCTCCGGCCGCGAGCCGTGCCCGCCCACCCCGTGCACGACGATGTCGACGTCCGTCGAGGCCGACATGATCAGTCCGGGCGAGTGCGCGTACAGCCCGGCGGGACCCGGGGCCGCGTGCTGGGCGAGCAGGACGTCGGGGCGCGGAAAGCGTTCGTACAGGCCGTCGTTCACCATCGCGGCGGCGCCCTCGCCGGTCTCCTCGGCGGGCTGGCCGACGACCAGCAGCGTGCCGTTCCAGGTGTCGCGCCCGGCGGCGAGCGTCTCGGCGGCGCCGGTCAGCCAGGTGACGTGCAGGTCGTGGCCGCAGGCGTGCATGATCCCGGGCGTCCCGGACGCGTACGGCAGCCCGGTCTCCTCGGCGACCGGCAGCGCGTCCATGTCACCGCGCAGCAGGACGGTCGGCCCGTCGCCGTTGCGCAGCATCCCGACGACTCCGGTGCCACCGATGCCGTCCACCGTCTCGTACCCGGCCCCGGCGAGGCGCTCGGAGAGTCTCGCGGCCGTCCGGCGTTCCTGCCCCGACAGCTCGGGATGGCGGTGCAGGTCCCGGTAGAGGTCCTCCAGGGACGGGACCGGGAGGTCGGCGGTGAGGTCCAGCGCTATGCGTGCGGCGGGAGAGGTCACCGGGCCAGCGTATGTCCGTACGCCGTCCCGTGGGCCGGGACGGGAACGTCCGCCGACGGGAGGGGGAGTGGCAGCCGCGGCCCGGGCGGACCCGTTCGTCGGAACGCGGGGACGGCGACTTGTCCCGGCCGGTTCCGGGTGCCGTCGCCCCATGACGCTCGGCGTGATGTGTCGTCGTGACGCGGTCGTCGTCATGTCGTCGTCGTGACGCCGTCGGCGTGACGCGTTTCTTCAAGACCGGCGTGCGCGGGCGCTCCTAGACTCCGGGCATGGATGAGATCGAGCTGCTTTCGGGTGTTCTGTCCAAGACCGGTGACCTCATCGAGGGCGTCGAGCCCGGGCGGCTGGGTGCTCCGACGCCCTGCGAGGAGTACGACGTCGAGACGCTGGTCAACCATCTCGTCGGCTGGCTGCTGCTGTTCGAGGCCCGCTGCCACGGCCGCGCGTACGACGCCGACCCCGCGCGGCACCGGACGGGGCCGGACCCCGCCGGTGAGTTCCGTGCCGCGGCGGCCGGGCTGGTCGCCGGATGGCATAAGTACGGCTTCGACCGCGAGGTGGGCGTGACCGGCGACGCCGAACTGCCCGCCGCCATGGTGCTCAACATGACCCTCATGGAGTTCACGGTCCACGGCTGGGACCTGGCGGTGGCCACGGGGCAGCCGGTCCCCTTCACGGAGGAGGAGGCAGCGGACATCCTGACCCGCGCGGAGGCCACCCTCCCGCCGCAGTACCGCGGCGAGGGCATGCCCTTCGGCAACATCGTCCCGGTGGCGGAGGAGGCCCCGGCGGCAGACCGCCTGGCGGGTTTCCTGGGCCGGGACCCCGCGGCCTGGCCCCTTTAGGGGCGCGGGGAACTGCGCGCCCAGCCACAACGAACCCGCAGATCAATGACTGCCCCCCTCCGCGGAGCGGACCAGGTGCTCGTCAGAGCGGCGGGTGGGCCGGCGCCGGACCGAGCGTGGTCGTGCCCGGCGCCGTACGGTGGCCGAGCCCCGTGCGGTACGCATCCAACGCCGCCTCGATCCGCCCCGTACGCCGCAGCAGATCCCCCAGCAACCGGCACAGGTCCGCCAAGTCCCCTGCCGCACCGGCCCGTTCGAGGAGGCTGAGCGCACGCACGTAGTGCTCCTCGGCGGTCTCCGTGTCCCGGGCGTCCTCCGCGATGATGCCGAGCAGCCGGTGCGCGGCCGCGGAGTGGACGGCCCCGCGCTCCGAACTCAGGTCCCCGAGCACGTCGTGGAGCAGGGCCGCCGCCTCGTCCGACTTCCCGCGCCGGTGCAGCACGTCCGCCAGTTCCACGGCGACCTGGCTGGTGTAGAGCGTGGCGCGCTGCGCGGAGTGCATGGCCTGCGCCTCGCGCAACTCGCTCTCCGCGCGCTCCATGTCGCCGTTCTGCGCGTGCATGTACCCGCGCATCCAGTGGCAGTTGGCGAGTTCCGTACGGATCTGGAGCTGCCGGTACAGCTCCGCCGCCTTGCCCAGCGACGCGTCCGCCTCGGCGATGCGGCCCTCGGCGATCATCGTGCGGGCGACGGACCGGTGCATTCGGGCCAGGAGCGCGGGCTCGCCGACCTGGGGGGCCAGCGCGAGCGCGTACTCCGCTGCCTGCGCGGCCCGCGCGTGCGCTCCCATGTCCATGTACGGAGCGATGATCGCCGCGTAGAGCAGCAGCAGGGCGTCCGGATCGTGCAGCCCGCCACGGTTCAGCTCGTCGATCGTGGATTCCAGCAGGTAGCAGGAGTACCGGAGTTCACCCGCGAGGTAGTGCGAGACCGCCCGGCCGCGCAGGGCCGGGACCCGCACGGGCAGCGGGGAGTCCGCGAGCCGCTTCTCCGACTCCTCGAAACGCAGCCGGGCCGTCCCCAGATCCCCTGTGGCCAGGGCGCATTCGCCGAGGCCGAGGAGCGCGGCCGCGCACTCGGCGTTCAGCCCGTGCGACTCCGCCTCCGCGAGGAGCGCGGTGTACTGCTCGGCGGCGACCTCCGCCTCGCCGGTCGCCAGCGTCCGCTGGGCGTCGGTGAGCCGCAGCCGCAGGTCCGTGGCGAGGTGTGCGGGCCGCCCGGTGGCGAGCTCCTCGTAAGCGACCCCGAGGCGCTCCGCGATGTGCCGCAGCGCCTCCTCGGAGGGCCGTACGCGGCCCGCCTCCAGCGTGGAGACGTACGCGGGTGTGTAGGCGGGTTCCGCCAACTGCTTCTGTGTCAGCCCGCGTTCCGTACGCAGCTGCTGCACTCTGCGCCCGATGATTCCCGGGTCGTCGCGCTCGGCCATGGCGTAAGCATGCCAGTAAGTCGACTTACACCCGCACGCTATTCAACTTCCCGTTGAAAGAAGGCAGTTAAGACGGGCGGGCAGGCCGCCGATCGGCTCAATGCGGCCCTTGCCCCGGAGGCGAACACGCCCTAGGTTAAGCGGCGCGTTAAGCGCACGATGACGCAGACTTAATACGCTGGCCTACGTTGACGATGCGAGGTTGTCGCCGTGTTACGACGCATTGCCACTCGCTTCTTCCCCGCTCGGTTCATGACCGCGCTGGGGGCCGCCGTGATCGCTTTCGCCGCGCTGATCAGCGCGGCGGAGGCGGGGCCCCATTAGGGGCCCCGCCTGGTGTTTTGCTTGTTGGGTGCGGGCCGGTGGGGGCTTGTCGCGCCCACGCGGCGGAGCCGCAAAATGTCACAGCCCCGCGCCCCTTGAAACAAGGGGCTGCGCCCCTGAAGAGACGGGGCTGTGCCCCTGTCCTTCAGCCCCCCCACCGGCCCGCCGTGTCAGCCGGTCAGCATTCGCCTCGCCAGACCACTCGGGTGATGGTGAGGCCTGCCTCGGCGTTGGCCTTGTACTTGCCGGGGCCGGGGTTGTAGTGGAAGCAGTCGGTCGACGGCTGGCCGCCCAGGTACGACGTCACGTCCACGTGGTCCGCGCCCGGGAAGACGGTTCCGTTGTTGAAGATGGAGCCGACGGACAGGTTGCCCGACCAGTTGCCCGCGACCTTCAGGACGAGCCGGCCGGTCTGGTCGGGGCCGCTGTAGGCGCAGAAGTTGCCCTTCCCGCAGCCGGGCGGGTTCGCCTCCGCCGATGCGGTCGGGGACACGGCGAGGACACCGAGGAAGGCGGCCGCGACGGTTCCGGCGCCCAGGGTGACGAGTCGCTTTCCGGTCAGCATGATGAGGACTCCTCCGTAGTCAGCACTCGTGTGGTCAGCACTCGCGTTGGCAGCATCCGCGTTGGCAGCATCCGCGTTGGCAGCATCCGCGTTGTCAGCACTCGCCGCGCCATACGACCTTGGTGATGTGGACGCCGGCGACCGCGTTCACCTTGTAGGCGCCGGGCCCGGGGTTGTAGTGCAGACAGGCCGTTTCCCCGCCGCCGGGCGACGTGTACGTCACGTCGACGTGGTCGGCGCCCGGGAAGGCGACCCCGTTGTTGAACACCGAGCGGATGGCGACGTTCCCGGACCAGTTCCCCTTGGTCTTGAGGACGAGCTGGCCGGTCTGGTTCTCTCCGCTGTAGGCGCAGAAGTACTCCTTCGCGCACCCGGGCGGATTGGGCTCGGCCGAAGCACTCGGCGCGGTGGCCAGCACGGCAGTGAAAGCCGCGGCCGCCACCGCTCCGAAAGCAGCACGTTTGCGCATGTCGTTCTTCCCCCTTGGCCGTTGTGAAGATCTTGGTCGCGTACGCCCTTCAGGCTGCCCGGTGCCGACTGTTCCTGCCAGGTGTTTCGGCGCGTGCCGAAAAGGGCTGGTGGAGTGCGGGAACGGTGGTGCGCACGACGGTCCTCGTGGCCGTGTGGCGTGCGGTGATCCGGGGAATGGTGGTGGCGAGTTGGCGCGAATGGATATTTCGTGATCTTCCAATCCAAGGGAACATTTCACGCCGATGCCTCAGTCGATCGCACCACCGACCGTGAGAGTTTGCCGTGCTCCGAGTGCATTTCACGTGCGAAGACCTGCTCGGAACCCGAGTCGCCGCCGCGCCGGACCCGTTGTGGGAGACCGTGCTCAGCGCGAACCTGCTGGCGACGCGTCAGGGCCGGGCCGTCTTCGGCGCGTGGCGCGCGCAGGCACGGGCCGGGCTGCGGCGGCTGCCCCGTCACCAGCTGCACCTGGTAAGGACTTTGGCACCGCCCCGGGGCAGCTTCCCCGACTTCCTGAATCCGGCGGAAGCCGCCCAGGGGCTGTCGGAGGGTGTGCGGGCGATTCTGTCCACGCCTCGCCGACGGCTGGCCGAGGAGATGAACGTACTCACCGAGGCACCGTCGTGGCTGCGTCCCCTCGCGGACGGTGAGCCCGCGGCGCTGGAGAGCCTCGGGCAGGCGCTGCACGGCTACTTCCACGCGGCACTGACCCCGTACTGGTCCGCCGTGCGGGCGCAGATCGAGGCCGACCGGGCGGTGCGGGCGCGGGAGATGCTGAGCGGCGGAGTCGAGGCGCTGCTGTCGAGCCTGGGTCCGTCACTGCGCTGGCGGCCGCCCCATCTGGAGGCGGAGTACCCGCTCGACCGTGAACTGCGGCTCGGTGGAAGGGGGTTTGGAGCTGCTGTCGCTGGGGTGCGTTCAAGGGTGTTCTGGTGAGCGGGAGTGAGTGTTGATGGTCTGTGTCAAGTCGTGGGCCGCGGCTGTGGCACCGGTTCTCAGAGGGACTGACGTTCTTGCATCGAATGCGTGACCTTCTACGGGAACTGCTCGTTGGAGGCGGTGACGGGTTCTTCGGGCGGGGGTGACAGGGGTGGGTGGGTGCGCATCTGGGGTCGCTGGCTTCGAAGGATCTCAAGGCGCGGTGCAGGGACGGCCTGGAGCATTCCGGTGACTCGTGGGCGGTGCGTAAGCGGGAGTTGACGCCGCCCGCCCGCCCCGGCCATCCCCCGGCCGGGACCGCTGGTGTGTGACCGGGGCCTGACGAGCGAGGTGGCCCGGCGCGCGGGCGTGACCTCCGCGACGGTCAGCGAACACGTCAGGATCCTGCGGGAGGCCGGCCTGACCGCGTCGGTCCGCGACCGGAACACCATGCTGCACGTTCCCACTCCGCTGGGCCTCAGCCTGCTGACGGCGAACCGGTCCGGGGAGGTGCGGCGGCGGGGCACAGAGTCCGAAGAAGCGGTGGTGTGCTAGCCGATGAGGGTCTCCTTCGGGCGGACCACGCAGAACTCGTTCCCCTCCGGATCGGCCAGCACGGTCCATGACTCGTTGCCGGTCTGGCCGACGTCCACCCGGCGGGCGCCGAGGGCGAGGATGCGCTCGATCTCGGCCTCCCGGTCCTGAGCGGCGGACGTGAGATCGAGGTGCAGCCGGTTCTTGACGACCTTGCGGTCCGTCACCGGCATGAAGCAGATCCCCACGGGCGCGGTCTCGTCCGGCCCGATCACGACCTCCCGCTCCCGCTCGGACAGGATCCGCCAGCCCAGCGCCTCCGCCCAGAACCGGGCCAGGCCGGGCAGATCGTGGGCGTCGATGACGATGTGATGCAGTGCGAGAGGCATAGCGGCCAGTGTGCCCGCGGATCGCCCGGACGGGGGTTGAGCGGGTGTCGGACGAAGTCCGGTGCGGTTCGTCGGCGCCCCGAAGGGGAGCCGGGCTGTGTCGTCGTGCGGCTCCGCCGCGGGCGCGACCATCCACGACGGACCCGCAGTTGAAGCACCACCCTCCCGGCGGAGCGCTCAGTTCTCCAGGCGGACCGGCATCAGGAGCGAGAAGGTGTCCTCGGTGTCGGGTCGGCGGATCGCCAGGGGAGCCGTGGGAGCGCCGAACTCGAGCACCAGTCGGTCGCGGGCTCCGGCGGCGAGCGCGTGCAGCAGGAACTCGCGGTTGACGGCGACGTGGTCCCGGCCTTCCTCCCCCTCCTTCCCTTCCTCGCTGTCCGCGCAGACGGTCACCGTGCCGTCGGCCGCCGGCTTGAGCACGCTGAGGTCGCAGGGCTTGCCATCCGGCCCGGGCGTCTCGCTCGTACGGACGGGCCCGGTCTCCAGCGCCTCGCGGAACGCGGGCACGTCGACGACCGCGCGGCGCCCGGTCGGCAGGCGGACGAGACGACGGTAGTCGGGAAAGTCGTGGTCGAGGCACTGCCCGGCCGCCTGCCGGTCCCCGGCCTCCAGCGTCACGCGGTCACCGTCCACGGAGAGCTGGACTGGTCCCCCGCCGTCCTCACCGTTCAGCAGCGCCCGCATCGCGTCGGCGAGCGGGGCGGGCACGATGGCCTGTTCGCGGGGTCCGTCGTGCCCGGTGGCGGCGGTGTGCGCGACGGCCATCCGGTACCGGTCGGTGGCCACGACCTGAAGCGCCTCACCCTCGATGTCGAACAGGACGCCGCCGAGCATCGGCAGCTCCGGGTCGGTACCGGCGGCGAAGCGGACGGCGTCCAGCGCGGCGGCCAGTTCGGCCGCGGGGACGGTCAGCCGGACGGCGGCGGTGCGGAGCGATGTCATGGGTTTCTCCCTGCCTTCGAGTAGCGCTCGGACCGCGGAGAACTCGCTGCGGGCATCGGACAACCCCAGTTCCAGGCGGCGCAGATGCGCCTGTAGCAGCTTCCGTACGAGGTCGGTGTCCGCGCCGGACCAGCCGGCCAGCACCAGCCGGATGTCCGGCAACGGCATACCGGCCCGGCGCAGCCGCGTCAGCAGGCGCGCCTCCTCGCACTGCTCGGGGCCGTACCAGCGGTAGCCACTCACTGGATCCACCCAGGCGGGGACCAGCACACCGGCACGGTCGTAGAACCGCAGGGCACTCACACTCAGCCCGCTGTCCCGGGCCATCTCCCCGATACTGCGCATCTCGCTCTCCACATCCGGAACTCTGGGCCCTGCACAAGGTCGAGGGTCAATCCCGACCGGCAGGCACCCTCCGCGAGACGGATGACTAGGCCCCGTCGGGTTCGGGCGAGAGCATCATGTCCTTGCGGGAGTAGAGCGGCAGGCCGCTGGTGTCGAGCTTCCAGGTGCCCACGTCGGTGGTGATGGCGAGCGGGGTTCCGTAGGGCTGTTTGTGGAGGCGGTTGCCGTATGCGGGGCGTCCTCCGCACCTGTCGATGTCCCACTGGTAGGTCCAGGTGCCGTCGCGAGGGTCGAGGATCAGGTAATGCTCGATGCCCATGGCCGGGTAGTCACGGCTCTTGGCCTCGTAGTCGTTGGCGGGGTTCGACGGCGAGACGATCTCGATGGCGAGGAGGATCTGGCGCGGGTCCAGCGGATCATCGGTCAGCATCGCCTCGCGCGCGGTGACGATGAGGTCGGGTACCCGGAGCTTGCCGAGGGCGCCGTCGTCGGTGTCGGTGGCCTCGAAGGCACCGATGCCCTCGGGCAGCTGTGAGACGAGTTGGTCGCGCACGTCGGAGGCGGTGACCTGGTGACGCGGGCGAGGGCTCATCATTATGACGAACGTCCCGTCACTGATCTCGGGGTACGTGAAGCCGCGCGGCGGCGTCAGGTGGGTGCGCAGCTCGCGCAGATGCCGGTAGATGGCCTGCTGGGACATGGCCGACTCCTTGCTTCCCGTCATTTCACCAAGCTATCGCCGATCGGGTTCGCGAACGACTGACAGCTACCTCCTGGGTAAAACGAGGACCGGGCACAGAAGCACCGGTTAGCCTGCGCAGACGTACGTGCATACATGCGTACGAGTGGGTGAGGCGGGGCGGGAAGCAAGGCGCGTGGTGACAAGGGGCGTGGAGACGCGGGGCGCGGACCCGGGCGGCGCGGACACGAGTGGTGCCGGGAGCCGGCGCACTGTGGCAGACGGAGCGCGGGTCGTGGCCCGGGCGCTGGTGTACGTGGTGGTCGGCGGGGTCGCGCTGGTCGTCATCGCCACCGTCGGGTCCGTACTCGGGCCGATGGTCGCGCTCGACATCGCGACGCCGGCCATGGCCGCCTGGTGGACCGTGTTCACGGCAGTCGCCGTGCAGGGCATCCCCTTCCTCCTCCTTGGCACGGTGGTGTCGGCGGCCATCGGGGCGTTCGTGCCGGAGCGGGTCTTCAGACGCGTACTGCCGAAGAACCCGGCGCTCGCCGTGCCCGTCGCGGGGGCGGCCGGGGCCGTGCTGCCCGGGTGCGAGTGCGCGTCCGTCCCCGTGGCCGACAGCCTGATGCGGCGCGGGGTCGCACCGGCGGCGGCGCTGGCCTTTCTCCTCTCGGCCCCCGCCATCAACCCGGTGGTGCTCGTCGCCACGTCCATCGCCTTCCCGGGGAACCCGGCCATGGTCGGCGCCCGGTTCGTCGCCTCGCTCGCCACCGCCGTGGTGATGGGGTGGCTGTGGGTGCGGTTCGGGAGGGACGAGTGGCTGCCGACGCGGCGTACGCCGGAGGTGGGAGCCGGAGCGGCCACCGGCGGCTGGCGGGGCTTCCGGGACGGACTGCAGCACGATTTCCTGCACGCCGGAGGCTTTCTCGTGCTGGGCGCGGCCGCTGCGGCGACGTTCAACATCCTGGTGCCGCGGTCGCTGCTGGACGTGTTCACCGGTTCGCCCTGGCTCTCCGTCCTGCTGCTCGCCGTCCTCGCCGTGGTGCTGTGCGTGTGTTCCGAGGCGGACGCCTTCGTGGCCGCCTCACTGACCGGGTTCTCGCCGACGGCCCGGCTCGCCTTCATGGTCGTCGGCCCGATGGTCGACCTGAAGCTCATCGCCCTCCAGGCGGGGACTTTCGGGCGGGCGTTCGCGGTGCGGTTCTCGGCCGTCACGTGGGTGGTGGCCGTGGTGAGCAGTGGGGTGGTGGGCTGGTGGCTGCTGTGACGACGACCCGACCGCGTACGCGTCTGCGGTTGCGTCCGCAGGGGGTGCTGCTCATCCTGTGCGGCGCCGCCCTCCTCCGGATCGCCCTCTTCAGCGAGCTGTACCTGCGCTACGTGAAGGAGGGCCTGCGCCCGTACCTGGTGGTCTCGGGCGTGGCACTGATCGTGCTGGGCCTGGTGGGCATGATCCGCCGCGACGAGGACGAGGACGAACACGAGGGCGAGCACGAGGTCCACGACGAAGACGCCCACGAGGCCCACGCGGGGCATGGCCAAGACGCGCACGACGGGCACGACCACATCCGCAACCCGCGCATCGCCTGGCTCCTCACCGCCCCCGCCCTGGCCCTCCTCCTCTTCCCGCCGCCCGCCCTCGGCTCGTACAGCGCCGGACGCGAGGAGGCCAGGGTCGCCGCCCAGGGCACCGGCACCTTCCCCGAACTGCCCGCCGGGGACCCCGTCGACCTGACGCTCGGCGCGTTCGCCTCCCGTGCGGAGTGGGACACCGGGGCGTCCATGAAGGGCCGCACGGTCCGCCTCACCGGCTTCGTGACCCGCGACGACGACGGCACCTGGTACATCGCCCGGCTCCTCGTCACCTGCTGCGCCGCCGACGCGCAGGCCCTGAAGGTCGAAATCCGCGCCGCGGACGCGCCTGCGGCTGACGCGTGGGTGACCGTCACCGGGACGTGGCGCCCGACCGGCAAGCCCGGCTCGGACGCCGCGCGCCCCGTCCTGGACGCCACGTCCGTGAAACGGGTCTCGGCACCTTCGGATCCGTACGAGAAGCGTTGACCGGTTGTGTGTCGTGTGCGGCTCCGTGAGGGCTGGTCGCGCAGTTCCCCGCGCCCCTGAGGGGC contains:
- a CDS encoding response regulator transcription factor — protein: MTTPVSPAPAHLLVVDDEESVRAMLTTAMEFLGFRVTGAATGRQALEALSRHSPDLVLLDVGLPGIDGFEVCRTMRTRGHTMPVMFLTGRDTVDERVRGLDLGGDDFVTKPFELRELAARVRALLRRTSVRSAERRSLLAGDVRLDADTHEVWSGGRPVSLTTTEFALLRYLMENPGRVLTRAQIQERVWNHRAEGSGSVDTYVYYLRRKLGGPGQALIRTVRGTGYLLCAD
- a CDS encoding IS110 family transposase, whose amino-acid sequence is MNDELAEGYVPEIWAGVDIGKTHHHCVVIDTEGKRLLSRRVANDESELLALISDVLEISREVLWAVDLNHGGAALLIGLLVSHGQPVAYLTGLAVHRASATYKGGEGKTDAKDAFVIADQARVRRDLGLLRPGDEIAVDLRTLTTRRLDAVFDRTRQINRLRAQLLEIFPALERALELTNRGPVMLLTGYQTPAGIRRAGASRIGTWLKNRKVRGAATLAKTAVEAAQAQQTALPGEKLAAAMVVRLAKGVMALDEEIAELDALIEARFREHPHAEVIRSLPGMGTKLAAEFIAATGGDMDAFGSSDRLAGFAGLAPRPRDSGRVSGNLRRPRRYHRGLLRTMYLSAMVSLQCCPVSKAFYDRKRSEGKGHKQALLALARRRLNVLWAMIRDGKQFHASPPVTLAA
- a CDS encoding amidohydrolase, producing MTSPAARIALDLTADLPVPSLEDLYRDLHRHPELSGQERRTAARLSERLAGAGYETVDGIGGTGVVGMLRNGDGPTVLLRGDMDALPVAEETGLPYASGTPGIMHACGHDLHVTWLTGAAETLAAGRDTWNGTLLVVGQPAEETGEGAAAMVNDGLYERFPRPDVLLAQHAAPGPAGLYAHSPGLIMSASTDVDIVVHGVGGHGSRPEATVDPVVTAAYIVTRLQTVVSREVAARESAVLTVGRIEAGTRHNIIPSEAHISLNLRTQSAEVRERMLAAIRRIAAGECVAAGCRREPTVTVGGSFPMTVNDADTDRRVAAVHGEVFGAGTVLDFGPVMGSEDFPLLAEGGLPYAYWFVTSTPAEVWDAAGSAAGGDLMEQLAAVPSNHSPHFAPDLATVGPGVRTLVSGALEMFAR
- a CDS encoding TIGR03086 family metal-binding protein — translated: MDEIELLSGVLSKTGDLIEGVEPGRLGAPTPCEEYDVETLVNHLVGWLLLFEARCHGRAYDADPARHRTGPDPAGEFRAAAAGLVAGWHKYGFDREVGVTGDAELPAAMVLNMTLMEFTVHGWDLAVATGQPVPFTEEEAADILTRAEATLPPQYRGEGMPFGNIVPVAEEAPAADRLAGFLGRDPAAWPL
- a CDS encoding helix-turn-helix domain-containing protein produces the protein MAERDDPGIIGRRVQQLRTERGLTQKQLAEPAYTPAYVSTLEAGRVRPSEEALRHIAERLGVAYEELATGRPAHLATDLRLRLTDAQRTLATGEAEVAAEQYTALLAEAESHGLNAECAAALLGLGECALATGDLGTARLRFEESEKRLADSPLPVRVPALRGRAVSHYLAGELRYSCYLLESTIDELNRGGLHDPDALLLLYAAIIAPYMDMGAHARAAQAAEYALALAPQVGEPALLARMHRSVARTMIAEGRIAEADASLGKAAELYRQLQIRTELANCHWMRGYMHAQNGDMERAESELREAQAMHSAQRATLYTSQVAVELADVLHRRGKSDEAAALLHDVLGDLSSERGAVHSAAAHRLLGIIAEDARDTETAEEHYVRALSLLERAGAAGDLADLCRLLGDLLRRTGRIEAALDAYRTGLGHRTAPGTTTLGPAPAHPPL
- a CDS encoding peptidase inhibitor family I36 protein, which gives rise to MLTGKRLVTLGAGTVAAAFLGVLAVSPTASAEANPPGCGKGNFCAYSGPDQTGRLVLKVAGNWSGNLSVGSIFNNGTVFPGADHVDVTSYLGGQPSTDCFHYNPGPGKYKANAEAGLTITRVVWRGEC
- a CDS encoding peptidase inhibitor family I36 protein → MRKRAAFGAVAAAAFTAVLATAPSASAEPNPPGCAKEYFCAYSGENQTGQLVLKTKGNWSGNVAIRSVFNNGVAFPGADHVDVTYTSPGGGETACLHYNPGPGAYKVNAVAGVHITKVVWRGEC
- a CDS encoding winged helix-turn-helix domain-containing protein, which encodes MCDRGLTSEVARRAGVTSATVSEHVRILREAGLTASVRDRNTMLHVPTPLGLSLLTANRSGEVRRRGTESEEAVVC
- a CDS encoding VOC family protein, yielding MPLALHHIVIDAHDLPGLARFWAEALGWRILSEREREVVIGPDETAPVGICFMPVTDRKVVKNRLHLDLTSAAQDREAEIERILALGARRVDVGQTGNESWTVLADPEGNEFCVVRPKETLIG
- a CDS encoding DNA polymerase III subunit beta family protein, translated to MRSIGEMARDSGLSVSALRFYDRAGVLVPAWVDPVSGYRWYGPEQCEEARLLTRLRRAGMPLPDIRLVLAGWSGADTDLVRKLLQAHLRRLELGLSDARSEFSAVRALLEGREKPMTSLRTAAVRLTVPAAELAAALDAVRFAAGTDPELPMLGGVLFDIEGEALQVVATDRYRMAVAHTAATGHDGPREQAIVPAPLADAMRALLNGEDGGGPVQLSVDGDRVTLEAGDRQAAGQCLDHDFPDYRRLVRLPTGRRAVVDVPAFREALETGPVRTSETPGPDGKPCDLSVLKPAADGTVTVCADSEEGKEGEEGRDHVAVNREFLLHALAAGARDRLVLEFGAPTAPLAIRRPDTEDTFSLLMPVRLEN